The Bacteroidia bacterium genomic interval CTTCAATTGAATCGACTTGAACACCTCAGGCTTGAGTTTAGGAAAAAGAAAGAGGATTGGGAAGTGAATTGGCTGGCTCCCTGAGTTAGGCAGTTTTAAATGCAAACTTCACCAACTCCCCTAATTCTACATAGTCCAGGGTTTTTTCATCTGTTGCTTCCAGAACAAGTTGTGGGGCACAACCAGCTTCATAAGCTTCTGCCCACCTTGGAGCACACAGGCACCATTTATCGCCTGCTTTCAATCCGGCAAATCGATACTCAGGTCGGGGAGTAGAGAGGTCATTCCCTTTGCTTTTGCTAAATGCCAGAAATTCATCCGTCATAACCGCACAAACGGTATGGACACCACGATCTTCCGGACCTGTCTCACAGCAACCCGTTCTATAAAATCCAGTCATAGGATTTGTACTACATGGGATCAATTCTTCGCCAAATACATTTTTTGCCATTGGAGCTACTTTCTGAGGGGGAAAATATATATGTGAATTAAGAAAAAGAGAGGATAAAGAAATAGGATGGCGAATTGGGAACCAATGCTTTAAGCAGAAGCCGGAGTTTCTGCCTGATCGGCTTTATTTTCCTGTCTTTGTTGATCTCTACGTCGCCATTCTGAGTGCAGGTAAACGCGAATAAAGGCGTCTTCGCCTTTTTTGGTCAGGGAAGCACTTACAATACGATAGATCATTTGGAGATAGTAATCTATCTTCTGATCCTCATCTCCTTTATAATAAATCTCGGCATCCATGATCCAGCTATTCAGGATTACCAGTACACTATGGGCGAGCATATCATAATGCCCTTCCCAGTCCTCTACTTTCAGGTAGCCTTCACGGATCAGGAAATCATAAATCTCTCTACATATCGCCAGACGAACCTGGTATTGCTTGCGGGCATGGCGACGGATGTGCTCTGATTTTCGTGCCAGGAGATTAAGATCAAGAAATACGAATTTGTATTTGTAAAGTACTTCAAGCATTCCCCGCAAACTCCGTATAAAAAAGTCAAAACTGAATATCTCCGCCCGCAATTTGGCGACCTCTGTATCCAGCTCCGTTTGCATACTCGCATAGAGTTGCATAATGATATCATCCTTTTTGGGAAAGTGGTAGCAGAGGTTCCCATAGCTAATGTTCATGGCATCGCTAATATTCCGACTGG includes:
- a CDS encoding TetR/AcrR family transcriptional regulator gives rise to the protein MKTRDKILETARELFNNDGVSTVSSRNISDAMNISYGNLCYHFPKKDDIIMQLYASMQTELDTEVAKLRAEIFSFDFFIRSLRGMLEVLYKYKFVFLDLNLLARKSEHIRRHARKQYQVRLAICREIYDFLIREGYLKVEDWEGHYDMLAHSVLVILNSWIMDAEIYYKGDEDQKIDYYLQMIYRIVSASLTKKGEDAFIRVYLHSEWRRRDQQRQENKADQAETPASA
- a CDS encoding DUF2237 domain-containing protein, with the translated sequence MAKNVFGEELIPCSTNPMTGFYRTGCCETGPEDRGVHTVCAVMTDEFLAFSKSKGNDLSTPRPEYRFAGLKAGDKWCLCAPRWAEAYEAGCAPQLVLEATDEKTLDYVELGELVKFAFKTA